One region of Campylobacter concisus genomic DNA includes:
- a CDS encoding Fur family transcriptional regulator — MDNFELFYKHFKEFLEAFGQKSSELKEQILHVLFISNSHLSAQEISSEIYKIHKNEISMTSIYSFLNFLEMHHLANCFEENGVKKFELNLKSSHDHLICEICEKIVDFEDEIIEQRQEQICKEKNFSEQSHTMILYGICSDCQEKNEN; from the coding sequence GTGGATAATTTTGAACTATTTTATAAGCATTTTAAAGAGTTTTTAGAAGCCTTTGGGCAGAAAAGCTCAGAGTTAAAAGAACAAATTTTGCATGTACTTTTCATTAGCAACTCTCATCTAAGTGCTCAAGAAATTTCTTCAGAAATTTACAAAATCCACAAGAATGAAATTTCAATGACATCAATTTATTCTTTTTTAAATTTTCTCGAAATGCATCATCTTGCAAATTGTTTTGAAGAGAATGGAGTAAAGAAATTTGAACTAAATTTAAAATCATCGCACGATCATTTGATATGTGAAATTTGTGAAAAGATAGTTGATTTTGAAGATGAGATAATAGAGCAAAGGCAAGAGCAAATTTGCAAAGAAAAAAATTTTAGCGAGCAGTCGCATACAATGATACTTTATGGTATTTGCAGTGATTGCCAAGAGAAAAATGAAAATTAA
- a CDS encoding HMA2 domain-containing protein — MDIKTQTLAQVASYFSMIAHTNGRLRVRVSPKIKELSSSVNLASLDDVIAQINGIKNVKFNKLIGSVTIEYDHEIFPKNLWEDLLKGQNLEEISTRVNEVAKEVKYA, encoded by the coding sequence ATGGATATAAAAACACAAACTTTAGCACAAGTTGCAAGCTATTTTTCAATGATAGCTCACACAAACGGCAGACTAAGAGTAAGAGTTAGTCCAAAGATAAAAGAGCTAAGTAGTAGCGTAAATTTAGCTAGCTTAGATGATGTGATAGCTCAGATAAATGGTATAAAAAATGTAAAATTTAACAAGCTAATCGGCTCTGTAACGATCGAATATGATCATGAAATTTTTCCAAAAAACCTTTGGGAAGATCTTTTAAAAGGGCAAAATTTAGAAGAGATTTCAACTAGAGTAAATGAAGTTGCAAAAGAAGTGAAATATGCTTAA
- a CDS encoding oxidoreductase — protein MNNPYINEENVASETVANNAAATQPSAIDNAINNAAQNLPFVPENFNAAGFVKGLVLGGIAAYVLTNPKAQECVFKAIIKGGELINAGIEELKERFEDVKAELDSQK, from the coding sequence ATGAACAACCCTTACATCAATGAAGAAAACGTAGCAAGTGAGACTGTAGCTAACAATGCAGCAGCTACTCAGCCAAGCGCAATCGATAATGCAATAAACAATGCAGCTCAAAATTTGCCATTTGTACCTGAAAATTTTAATGCTGCTGGCTTTGTAAAAGGTCTAGTTTTAGGTGGTATCGCAGCTTATGTACTAACTAATCCAAAAGCACAAGAGTGCGTATTTAAAGCGATTATCAAAGGTGGCGAGCTTATAAATGCTGGCATAGAAGAACTAAAAGAGCGTTTTGAAGATGTCAAAGCAGAACTTGACTCACAAAAATAA
- a CDS encoding lipid-binding SYLF domain-containing protein produces the protein MKRLLIIFLAGLFFTPNLNADVIQNQKLKNAINILNAFGARNLKPNTKFEGIKAIAIIPDVTKAGAIVTGSKGKGVFIAKNDDGEWSSPFFVNYTSGSIGLQIGYSSADMIILFKNSEAYANLFNAKDTISLKAEATGGVGNEVAITSDLPEISAFAEERGKTSGAFVGVSLDVARLKINRQDTNDYYERMYDFENIYNNSPKASKYTLKFKEIISKYFL, from the coding sequence ATGAAAAGACTATTAATAATATTTCTTGCTGGTTTATTTTTCACGCCAAACTTAAACGCTGATGTGATCCAAAATCAAAAGCTAAAAAATGCAATAAATATTTTAAATGCTTTTGGTGCGAGAAATTTAAAGCCAAACACTAAATTTGAAGGCATAAAAGCAATCGCCATAATCCCTGATGTAACAAAAGCAGGCGCTATCGTTACTGGCTCAAAAGGTAAAGGCGTATTTATCGCTAAAAACGATGATGGTGAATGGTCAAGCCCATTTTTTGTAAATTACACATCTGGAAGCATAGGCTTGCAGATTGGTTACAGCTCAGCTGACATGATCATCTTATTTAAAAATTCAGAAGCTTATGCAAATTTATTTAATGCAAAAGATACGATCAGTCTAAAAGCAGAAGCAACTGGTGGCGTTGGTAATGAAGTAGCGATCACAAGTGATTTGCCTGAAATTTCAGCATTTGCTGAGGAGCGTGGCAAGACAAGTGGTGCTTTTGTAGGAGTTAGCTTAGATGTAGCAAGGCTAAAAATAAACAGACAAGATACAAATGATTACTATGAGCGAATGTATGATTTTGAAAATATCTACAACAATAGCCCAAAAGCTAGTAAATACACACTAAAATTTAAAGAAATAATCTCAAAATATTTCTTATAG
- a CDS encoding trimeric intracellular cation channel family protein produces the protein MSLILFVEYVGIASAALSGFLFAVKKECDWLGVFLSAFLTALGGGIMRDMLVSRAVYSFTHYMPVSVVIFMLIVSRAANLHIKREGLERKFVFIFADAIDVICFSIVGAMVAIEYSYNIFGVMMIAFFNGVGGGILRDILLNEIPWFLRTGLYGTISLGVGLAYFVLYHLGLTNIFFTMLLLAAGITVRMLAFYRGWKLPDL, from the coding sequence ATGAGTTTAATACTTTTTGTCGAATACGTCGGTATCGCATCAGCTGCACTTAGCGGGTTTTTATTTGCAGTAAAAAAGGAGTGCGACTGGCTTGGAGTCTTTTTGTCTGCATTTTTGACTGCGCTTGGTGGCGGTATCATGCGTGATATGCTCGTTAGCAGGGCAGTTTATTCATTTACGCACTATATGCCAGTAAGCGTTGTTATTTTTATGTTGATTGTTTCAAGAGCGGCAAATTTACACATAAAAAGAGAAGGTTTGGAGCGAAAATTTGTATTTATCTTCGCCGATGCGATCGATGTTATCTGTTTTTCGATTGTTGGTGCGATGGTTGCCATCGAGTATAGCTACAATATCTTTGGCGTCATGATGATCGCCTTTTTTAACGGCGTTGGTGGCGGTATCTTAAGAGATATTTTGCTAAACGAAATTCCATGGTTTTTACGCACTGGACTTTACGGCACGATAAGTCTTGGTGTGGGGCTTGCTTACTTTGTGCTATATCATCTAGGTCTAACCAATATATTTTTTACTATGCTCTTGCTTGCTGCTGGCATTACAGTTAGGATGCTTGCATTTTATAGAGGTTGGAAGTTACCTGATCTATGA
- a CDS encoding ferritin-like domain-containing protein — protein MLNELLNASYTSEKNALSLYEILASFGDVFNEITNIRKNAIILIEKFASAHDYELACENEAIFLPAKNKEDALIQALNYELELNKMYEKFCESLDDEELKDLFFRLWATSNNEYVASLKQRLKEIYSGCEIKNELNLNEISQNFEQNGITNILENYQNDFNEITKSLQNIASGKADKSELAKITNNPNFSFFSGLALGALGISVVSKNFNKDEENE, from the coding sequence ATGCTTAATGAACTTTTAAATGCATCATATACCAGCGAAAAGAACGCACTTAGCTTATATGAAATTTTAGCTTCATTTGGTGATGTTTTTAACGAGATCACAAATATCAGAAAAAATGCGATCATCTTGATAGAAAAATTTGCGAGTGCTCATGATTATGAGCTTGCTTGCGAAAATGAAGCTATATTTTTGCCAGCAAAAAATAAAGAAGATGCGCTAATACAAGCTTTAAACTACGAGTTAGAGCTAAATAAAATGTATGAAAAATTTTGTGAAAGCTTAGATGATGAAGAGCTAAAAGATCTATTTTTTAGACTTTGGGCTACTTCAAATAACGAATACGTCGCCTCTTTAAAGCAACGCTTAAAAGAAATTTATAGTGGCTGTGAAATAAAAAATGAGCTAAATTTAAATGAAATTTCACAAAATTTTGAGCAAAATGGCATAACAAATATTTTAGAAAACTATCAAAACGACTTTAATGAGATAACTAAAAGCTTGCAAAATATCGCGAGTGGCAAAGCTGATAAAAGCGAGTTAGCAAAGATAACCAACAATCCAAATTTCTCGTTTTTTAGCGGACTTGCGCTTGGAGCATTAGGCATTTCAGTAGTTAGCAAAAATTTTAATAAGGATGAAGAAAATGAATAA
- a CDS encoding SAM-dependent methyltransferase: protein MKFSEFFDIWANENYYKFGVDIGKKGDFYTNVSVGYFFGACLANYFLKLLRKGEISSSCKVVEIGANSGEMLADFVQGIFTLEPEILKNLEFIIIEPHENLREKQLETFTKRFGNDVKIRHYKNLNECLFEEIFVISNELLDAFSCEAIDGENMLFVDSELKFYWQKADQNLLDLAKKFGIKKGEISTSYAKFAAQLANAAKKVRFLSFDYGEFEPKNEFSLRVFKDHKVLSLFEISNLAPYFKASDLTYSLCFKQVEYAFSEAGFKILKFKKQNDALLNDLGVDEILSLVLEKGSKQAYENAAKQAKFLLSPEFLGEKFKFIEFLKS from the coding sequence ATGAAATTTAGCGAGTTTTTTGATATTTGGGCCAATGAAAACTACTATAAATTCGGCGTAGATATCGGCAAAAAGGGCGATTTTTATACAAATGTAAGCGTTGGCTATTTCTTTGGTGCTTGCCTTGCAAACTACTTTTTAAAGCTGCTTAGAAAAGGCGAAATTTCTAGCTCTTGTAAGGTTGTGGAGATCGGCGCAAACTCAGGTGAAATGCTAGCTGATTTTGTTCAAGGAATTTTTACACTCGAGCCAGAGATCTTAAAAAATTTAGAGTTTATTATCATTGAGCCTCATGAAAATTTAAGGGAAAAGCAGCTTGAAACTTTCACAAAGCGCTTTGGTAATGATGTCAAAATAAGGCATTATAAAAATTTAAATGAGTGTTTATTTGAAGAAATTTTTGTCATCTCAAATGAGCTGCTTGACGCATTTAGCTGTGAGGCGATAGATGGCGAAAATATGCTTTTTGTGGATAGTGAGCTAAAATTTTACTGGCAAAAAGCTGATCAAAATTTATTAGACTTGGCAAAGAAATTCGGGATAAAAAAGGGCGAGATATCAACTAGCTACGCTAAATTTGCAGCCCAGCTTGCAAATGCAGCAAAAAAGGTTAGGTTTTTAAGCTTTGACTACGGTGAATTTGAGCCAAAAAATGAGTTTAGCTTAAGGGTCTTTAAAGATCATAAAGTTCTTTCTTTGTTTGAAATTTCAAACCTTGCGCCATATTTTAAAGCTTCAGATCTGACCTATAGTCTTTGCTTTAAACAAGTTGAATACGCTTTTAGTGAGGCTGGCTTTAAGATACTTAAATTTAAAAAACAAAATGATGCTTTACTTAATGATCTTGGCGTGGATGAAATTTTATCTTTAGTACTTGAAAAGGGTAGCAAGCAAGCCTATGAAAATGCAGCTAAACAGGCGAAATTTCTACTCTCACCCGAGTTTTTAGGCGAGAAGTTTAAATTTATAGAGTTTTTAAAGAGCTAG